The genomic interval GTCAATCAGTTCCCACGCAGAGTATCCTTGTGGGTTTGCAAAAGTACTTCCGCCTGTTCGGGAATTTGTGGGCTGGGTTTCCTCTCGCTTTGTGAGCATTTCCTCCATTTCCTGTGCAAGAATATGAGGCTCCGTGTGTGTGAACGTGAGGCGTGCCCCGAGAAAAATCCAGTCGTCGGGAATAGCACAATGGCGATACGAAAAACCGAGCTCTTTGTTTGTGAGTCGGTGAATTTTTCCTTTGGGGTCCATAACTAATGCAGACTCTACGACATCGGAAGTTTCTCGGCCGTAACATCCTGCATTCATCCGCAATGCACCTCCAAGGGTACCAGGAATACTGCAATAAAAACTCAACCCTCCAAGACCTCGATCACGTGCCAGCACTGACAGCGTCCGATCGAGAACACTTGCACCAACATCAACGGTATTCTCACGGACAACAATGTTTGTAAAGTGTCTTCCTAGGCGAATGACTACACCGGGAACGCCACCATCCCGCACGAGAATATTTGAACCAACCCCGAGAATTTTCACAGGAACATCTGAGGGCTTGTGTTTCATGAAAAAAGTCAAATCATCAAGATCTGCAGGTTTAAAAATAACCTCAGCGGGGCCACCGACGCGAAACCATGTAATGGCGCTAAGTGAGGTGTTGGGAGTGTAGCGTCCACGAATTTTTGGAAGTCTTTGGATGAGGGAAATTCCATCAATCATGGGAGAATCCTTTCTCGATATTGTGAATAAGAGTTGTGAGTTGTGCGGGCAACTCATGGGCCCATTTTGTGATATCTCCTGCTCCCAGATGGAGAATTGTGTCGCCTTCTTTGCTTTGGTCTGCCAAAACATGTACGGCTTCCTTTTGTGTATATACAGCAATGGCCTTTCCTGGTGTGATGGCATTAATTGCTGCTGCCAAAGATGTGTGGTCAACATCATTCTGTTGTGTTTCTCCTGCAGCATAAACCGGCGTAACAAGAACGCTATCTGCAGCAGCAACCGCCGCGGCAAATTCAGAAAGCTGTCTAGATAAACGAGAGTATCGATGTGGTTGAAGAACAGCAATAACCCTGTTTTTGGCAGAACGTCGAGCCGCCTGAAGAACCGTGCGAATTTCCGTCGGGTGATGCGCATAATCATCAATAATTACCCGTCCAGCAACCTCATCGACAATTGAGAAGCGTCTTTTAACACCAGCAAACTGGGTGTAGGCAGTCCGTGTGTGCTCCATCGATATCCCTAGTTCTAAAGCAACACAAATTCCAGCAAGGGCGTTTTGCACGTTGTGCTCACCAAGCAGGGGTAAATGAAAGCGTTCAAAGCGAACGTCATCATTTGTATCAGTGAAGTAGTTGCGGCTACGGATAAAAGTTTTGAGAACATGGGATTTGCATACAACATCAAACTGCACGTGATCACGCTGATAAGCAATGTTTTCTGCATAAATATCGTTGGTGTCATTGAGGCCATAAAGAACACGTCTACGATCCTGGAAGAAGGGCGATAGTTCCTGAATGACCCCGTTATCTCCACACAAAATGCCCAAGCCATAAAAGGGTATTTGTTTAAAAAATGTGATAAAAGCTGTTTTCACGGCATCAAAACTTCCGTAGTGATCAAGGTGATCATCATCAATGTTTGTAATGACTCCTAGTGTTGCCGGTAATCCTAGGAACGATCCATCAGATTCATCCGCCTCTACCACCATCCAGTCTCCAGTTCCAAGGCGCGCATTCGTGCCATAAGCATTAATAATTCCCCCATTAATCACAGTGGGATCAAAGTTACCACTCTCGAGAACGCATCCAATAAGTGATGTGGTTGTTGTTTTTCCGTGTGTGCCCGAGATAGCAATACAGGGTTTGAGGCGCATTAGTTCTGCAAGCATGTCTGAGCGATGAATGATCGGAATACCAAGTTCGCGGGCCTTGATAACCTCTTCATTTGTACGTGAAACAGCCGTTGATATGACGACAACGGCGGCATGAGTAAGGTTGTCCGCACTATGTCCGCGATGCACCGTAATGCCAAGACCTTCGAGCCTTGCGGTGTTTGCACTGAGAGAGCGGTCGCTTCCAGCCACACGATAGCCAAGATTATGCAGAACCTCTGCAATTCCACTCATACCAATGCCACCAATGCCGACAAAGTGAATAAGTCCAATTTTTTGGGGAGATGTGTGCATCATTATCCTCGTTGATGTTTGCATAAAAAAGTGACAATTCTAGAAGCAGCGCCAGGATGACGGATTTTGCGCAATTCTTTACTATACTGCAAAAGTATTTCTTTGCTATAGAATAATTTATTAAGATAGTCGGTAAGATTTTCTGGAATAAAAAGCATTTCAGGTATGACAATAGCTGCATTTTTATGCTCTAATAACTGAGCATTCTTCAGTTGGTGATTCTTTGCAGCACGCGCATAGGGTACAAAAATTGTTGGGCGAGTTGTTGCGATGACTTCACCAATGGTGGCGGCTCCGGCACGTGAGATCATGATATGGGTACGCATGTATGCCGTTGCCATATCATGAACAAAAGGTTCTACTGTTGCCTGTAGACCAAGCCCACGATAGACCTTTTGAAGGTGGAGAACATCGCTTGCAGGAGCCTGATGAATAAGGATAATATGATCACGGATTTCGGGTTTGATATCTCCAAAAGCTTTTGGGATAACTTGACTAAAAAGCGATGCGCCTTGACTACCACCAAGGACCGTGATGACAAAAGCTTCGTTTGTTGCAGGCAGACGATAAGGGGTATTGCCAATTTCTTCAATATGTTGACGCACCGGAATGCCCATATGTTTGAAGCCGAGATCTTCAAGAGGATAAGCGCTCATGCGCAAACGCGTAAAAGTCATGAGAATCTTATTTGCTGCTCCCACACAGGTATCGAGTTCAAAAATTGCCAGGGGAATCCTCAAAATTCGGGCAGCAAGTAGCGGCATCACTGTTGGATACGCTCCAAAGCCCAAAACAATCGTTGGTCTTATGCGGCGCAGATACATCAAAGATTCATAAAAACTTTTCCCCAAGACACACAGGCGTCGCAGAATACCCAGGGGATTACGTGTGCGAATGTGGGTTGCGCTAGTAATCGTTTTTTTCCATTCATCGGGCCAATAGGAAGACCCCCGGATATCAGTGATCACAGAAAATGGGATGTTGCGCTGTATGAGCTCCTCACCAACACTCACAGCAGACATCACATGTCCTCCTGTACCCCCACCAACAAGCACAATGTGTGGACTAGCGGACATGACGCCCTCCAATAACCACTCGACGATTGAAGCTCAAGATAAACCCAAGGGCCATGCATGTGGCAATAATTGAGGATCCACCATAGCTGATAAGTGGAAGAGTCATTCCCTTAGTCGGAATGAGATGAACGGAAGAGGCAATGTTGATGGTTGTTTGGAGGCTAAACTGAATGACAAGCCCAATGGTTGCATACACATGAAAGTAGGAGCTTTCCTGGAGGGCGCGGCTTGATATCTGCCAGACAATAGATGTAAAAATAGCAATTACAACGATGCAAAAAACGAGTCCAAACTCTTCGCTTGCCACGGAAAAAATAAAATCAGCGTGGGCATCGGGGAGGTGCTTTTTGATGATGCCTTCTCCTGGCCCCATACCAAGCCATCCCCCATTGGCAAAGGACTCAAGTGACTGATGGATTTGATATCCCTCTGCGTATTTATCAACATTTGTTGCAAAGAGAAAACGATCAATCCGCTGTGCCACATGGGGAAAGAAAAAGTATGCTCCTACGAGTGATGCGCCACCGAGTAAGAAAACATATAAAATCCACACAAGTGATAAACCAGCTAAAATAAATTGCCCTGTGAAAGTGGCCGCCATTAACACACTTGTCCCTACATCAGGTTGGCATAACAAAAGTATGAGGTTAAAAATAAGAACGCCCATAGCGATGCGTTGTCCGGGAAACGTTCGATCATTTGCTTGTTCTGCAAATAACCATGCTGTGAGGATCACAAAGGCGGGTTTAAGAAACTCACTTGGTTGCAAAGAAAAACCCCAAAGATTAATCCAACGCCGTGCTCCTTTAATGCTGACGCTAAAGAAGGTCAGAAGCATACCAACAACCATCAAGACAAATAACCCTGCTGCAAAAATACGAATTTGCTCAGGTTTTAGTAATGAAGCACCGACTAGTGCTGCCGATCCCAAGATCATATAAGCGAGGTGTCTCTTGGCAAAATAGAGACTTTCCACATCAATTTTTTTTGCAACGGAGGGGCTCGCTGTAACAACCAGAATGATACCGATGAACATTAACAAAAATATCTGGAATAATAGCCAGCGATCAATAGTCCACCACCACCTGGCAAGCAAGCTTGTGTCTGAGCGTGTAAACATACCTAACCAAATATCTCCTTTGCCAGTTTCATGAATACATTCCCTCGCTCTTCAAAATCACTAAATTGATCGAAGCTGACACACGCAGGTGCAAGTAATAAGGTAAAGTGTTGTTCTTTGTGCATGTCTGCGTAGGCTTTGGCGTGTGCCAGGGCTTCTGCAAGAGAGGTGTGGCTCGTGCATGGCTTCATTGGGGAAATGGCCTTCTCAAGAGGGCGAGAGGCCTCACCATAGGCGTACCCATGAACCAGATTTTTGAGATGCTTTTTCTCAAAATCAATATCATCGTCCGTAAATCTTCCGCCCACAAGCCACAGAATATTGGAGAAAGCACTGAGACTTCGTTTGGCAGATGCCACGTTTGTTGCTTTGCTATCATTGATAATAGTGACATTTCCTTGCGTCAAAACAAGTTGCTGGCGATGCGGTAGCGCTTCAAATGTTTGTAACAAGTCATCGATCTTATCCCAATCGGGGCAGCCCTTGCCTAGTTTTGCAAAAACATGACAAATAATGCCTAGACTTGAGGCGATGTTTTGGTGATTGTGTGATCCTCGGAGTGCTTGGTATCGATCCGTATTCCCAAATTCATGGGTTAAATCAGGCATTTTAATATAAATGCGTCGATCATCAATCCAGATACCCTCTTTCGTCGTCTCATTGCTGCTTGTTGTGATGATGTTCGCCTTGCTTTGCAGGGTGACAGCCAAGTGGCGCCCTACATTCCTTGTGTAGTGGTCTTCACCCCCGATTACCCGCAGTTGCTCACCATGATTAAAAATATTCATTTTGGCATTAATGTAATTTTCCATGTTTCCATGTCGATCCAAATGATGTGCACTTAAGTTTAATAAAACAGCAATGGAAAAAGGGCTCTTTTTCATGAGCTCAAGTTGAAACGATGATACCTCAATTAAGCGAATCAGACCTTCTTCAGGGTAGGATCCAAACACAGGAACGCCAATATTCCCGATGGCAGTAGCAGGAAAACCAAGACCACTGAGAATATGCGCCGTAAGAGCTGTTGTTGTAGACTTTCCATTGGTTCCCGTAATACCGATGAGCAGATCATTTTTATGAAGATCACAAAACAAAATAACATCATTGATGACGGGGATACCTTTAGACTGAGCCACTCTAACAGCGATATGTGGCTCTGGATAGCTGTAGCGTACACCCGGACTCAACAGAACAGCCGTGATTGTGGACCAGTCAACCGTTTCAGGAGAACAAATGGAATAGGATTCGTTGATTCCTTGGAGTTTACTTTTTGTATCATCCCACACGGTTACTGTGGCACCATTGGCTTGCAGAAATGCGGCGCTGGATAACCCTGATCGTGCCAGGCCAATAATATAAAAATGCTTATCTTTGATGTATTCGTTGTACATAGCCTACCTTAATTTGAGTGTTGCAAGACCAATAAGGCCAAGTATGAATGAAATAATCCAGAAGCGAATAACAATCGTCGCCTCTTTCCAACCTTTTTTTTCAAAGTGGTGGTGGATAGGAGTCATCAGAAAAATGCGTTTACCTCCAGTTATCTTAAAGTATCCCACTTGCAGCATTACGGATAAGGCCTCGAGAACAAATACACCCCCAACGATTGCAAGAACAATTTCATTTTTGCTAATAACGGCCAAAGTTCCTAATGCTCCTCCAAGTGCAAGTGATCCCGTATCACCCATGAAAACCATAGCAGGTGGTGCATTAAACCATAGAAATCCAAGGCATGATCCGATAAGCGCTCCTGTAAACACCGCCAATTCCCCGGATCCAGGAATATGAGGAACCTGCAGGTAGGTTGCAAAAATACTATTGCCACCAACATAAGTGATCGCACCGAAACAAAATGCGGCAATCATTACAGGAACAGTAGCAAGGCCATCCAAACCATCAGTCAAGTTTACAGCATTGGATGCTCCCACAATAACAAGCAAACCAAAGGGAATAAAAAATACTCCCAAATCAAGCACAAAAGATTTCACGAAGGGAAATGCAAGAGTTGTGCACATCGTTTCAGGAAGTTCTCCTTGAATCCATAAAAGAGCAAGAATCCCGATAACAATTT from Alphaproteobacteria bacterium carries:
- a CDS encoding cell division protein FtsW → MFTRSDTSLLARWWWTIDRWLLFQIFLLMFIGIILVVTASPSVAKKIDVESLYFAKRHLAYMILGSAALVGASLLKPEQIRIFAAGLFVLMVVGMLLTFFSVSIKGARRWINLWGFSLQPSEFLKPAFVILTAWLFAEQANDRTFPGQRIAMGVLIFNLILLLCQPDVGTSVLMAATFTGQFILAGLSLVWILYVFLLGGASLVGAYFFFPHVAQRIDRFLFATNVDKYAEGYQIHQSLESFANGGWLGMGPGEGIIKKHLPDAHADFIFSVASEEFGLVFCIVVIAIFTSIVWQISSRALQESSYFHVYATIGLVIQFSLQTTINIASSVHLIPTKGMTLPLISYGGSSIIATCMALGFILSFNRRVVIGGRHVR
- a CDS encoding UDP-N-acetylglucosamine--N-acetylmuramyl-(pentapeptide) pyrophosphoryl-undecaprenol N-acetylglucosamine transferase, which gives rise to MSASPHIVLVGGGTGGHVMSAVSVGEELIQRNIPFSVITDIRGSSYWPDEWKKTITSATHIRTRNPLGILRRLCVLGKSFYESLMYLRRIRPTIVLGFGAYPTVMPLLAARILRIPLAIFELDTCVGAANKILMTFTRLRMSAYPLEDLGFKHMGIPVRQHIEEIGNTPYRLPATNEAFVITVLGGSQGASLFSQVIPKAFGDIKPEIRDHIILIHQAPASDVLHLQKVYRGLGLQATVEPFVHDMATAYMRTHIMISRAGAATIGEVIATTRPTIFVPYARAAKNHQLKNAQLLEHKNAAIVIPEMLFIPENLTDYLNKLFYSKEILLQYSKELRKIRHPGAASRIVTFLCKHQRG
- the murB gene encoding UDP-N-acetylmuramate dehydrogenase; the encoded protein is MIDGISLIQRLPKIRGRYTPNTSLSAITWFRVGGPAEVIFKPADLDDLTFFMKHKPSDVPVKILGVGSNILVRDGGVPGVVIRLGRHFTNIVVRENTVDVGASVLDRTLSVLARDRGLGGLSFYCSIPGTLGGALRMNAGCYGRETSDVVESALVMDPKGKIHRLTNKELGFSYRHCAIPDDWIFLGARLTFTHTEPHILAQEMEEMLTKREETQPTNSRTGGSTFANPQGYSAWELIDKAGCRGLKVGDAQMSEKHCNFMINCGQATADDLEKLAETVQNCVRESSDIALNWEIIRWGVGVKKNKKAA
- the murD gene encoding UDP-N-acetylmuramoyl-L-alanine--D-glutamate ligase, whose translation is MYNEYIKDKHFYIIGLARSGLSSAAFLQANGATVTVWDDTKSKLQGINESYSICSPETVDWSTITAVLLSPGVRYSYPEPHIAVRVAQSKGIPVINDVILFCDLHKNDLLIGITGTNGKSTTTALTAHILSGLGFPATAIGNIGVPVFGSYPEEGLIRLIEVSSFQLELMKKSPFSIAVLLNLSAHHLDRHGNMENYINAKMNIFNHGEQLRVIGGEDHYTRNVGRHLAVTLQSKANIITTSSNETTKEGIWIDDRRIYIKMPDLTHEFGNTDRYQALRGSHNHQNIASSLGIICHVFAKLGKGCPDWDKIDDLLQTFEALPHRQQLVLTQGNVTIINDSKATNVASAKRSLSAFSNILWLVGGRFTDDDIDFEKKHLKNLVHGYAYGEASRPLEKAISPMKPCTSHTSLAEALAHAKAYADMHKEQHFTLLLAPACVSFDQFSDFEERGNVFMKLAKEIFG
- a CDS encoding phospho-N-acetylmuramoyl-pentapeptide-transferase; its protein translation is MLLDIAEKYILDYHFLNVFRYITFRTGGAIFTSLAFCLSFGAYFIRYLAKHQALGQPIRKEGPEMHALTKKGTPTMGGMLILGALVLGTILWSDLRNPYIWIVLFVTCAYGGIGIIDDYLKVKHGNSKGLAGNLKMALQIVIGILALLWIQGELPETMCTTLAFPFVKSFVLDLGVFFIPFGLLVIVGASNAVNLTDGLDGLATVPVMIAAFCFGAITYVGGNSIFATYLQVPHIPGSGELAVFTGALIGSCLGFLWFNAPPAMVFMGDTGSLALGGALGTLAVISKNEIVLAIVGGVFVLEALSVMLQVGYFKITGGKRIFLMTPIHHHFEKKGWKEATIVIRFWIISFILGLIGLATLKLR
- a CDS encoding UDP-N-acetylmuramate--L-alanine ligase codes for the protein MHTSPQKIGLIHFVGIGGIGMSGIAEVLHNLGYRVAGSDRSLSANTARLEGLGITVHRGHSADNLTHAAVVVISTAVSRTNEEVIKARELGIPIIHRSDMLAELMRLKPCIAISGTHGKTTTTSLIGCVLESGNFDPTVINGGIINAYGTNARLGTGDWMVVEADESDGSFLGLPATLGVITNIDDDHLDHYGSFDAVKTAFITFFKQIPFYGLGILCGDNGVIQELSPFFQDRRRVLYGLNDTNDIYAENIAYQRDHVQFDVVCKSHVLKTFIRSRNYFTDTNDDVRFERFHLPLLGEHNVQNALAGICVALELGISMEHTRTAYTQFAGVKRRFSIVDEVAGRVIIDDYAHHPTEIRTVLQAARRSAKNRVIAVLQPHRYSRLSRQLSEFAAAVAAADSVLVTPVYAAGETQQNDVDHTSLAAAINAITPGKAIAVYTQKEAVHVLADQSKEGDTILHLGAGDITKWAHELPAQLTTLIHNIEKGFSHD